Genomic DNA from Vanrija pseudolonga chromosome 3, complete sequence:
GGTGGGTTGCTGACGCCCAGACTTTGGCTATCTCGCGGGAGAGTACCCGATGTGTCTTGCCCTGCACAAGTTCCCCATCGCCAAGGTCACGTCCCTCATGATCATCATCTGGGGTTTCATCCTGTGTATGATGACCGTGGGCAAGAACTATGCTCATATGTTGGCTATTCGATTGTATGTAGTGTGGCTTGCTGTTGCTGACCCCAGCCTTCTTGGCTTCTTCGAATCAGGCATTGCCCCGTCGCTGGTCCTCATCACGGCGCAGTACTACAGGAAGGGAGAGCAGGGTACCCGCGTGGGTATCTGGGCCTCTTTCAACACCCTCGGCGGAATCTTTGGCGGCGCGGTTGCCTACGGACTCGCACAGGCCGACGTCAAGCGCACCCTGTCGATGAAGGGCTGGCGTGTGCTGTTTATCCTCCTGGGCCTCAtgaccgtcgtcgtcggtaTCCTCTTCTGGTTCTTCATCCCCGACAGCCCGGAGAAGGCCAGCTTCCTCCAGAGCGAGGATGAGAAGCGCGTCCACAAGGCCCGCATGGCAGAGAACCAGGTTGTCATGGCCGAGAAGAAGTGGGAATGGGACCAGGTTTGGGAGTGCTTCCGCGACCCCGTCGTCTACCTGTATTGTCTCTGCGCGCTGTGTACCAACATTCCCAACGGAGCGATTTCAAAGTGAGTGGGGGTTCGGGGTTGTGCTGATGTGTAGCTTCTTTGGTATTCTGGTTGTCAGCATGGGCTTTAGTGAgtgcggggggcgggggagtgGGAGCGGCTCGAGGTGAACACGACTGACCTTTAGCCCCGCACCAGGCCCTCCTCCTGGCCATTGCCAACGCGTGGCTCGCCTTCCTCATCATCTTTGCGCTGTGGGCTGGGGACAGGTGGAAGAATCGCTGCCTCATCAGCATCCCCTGCGCCATGATCAGTGTTCTTGGCGCGGCTCTTGTCTGTGGCCTGCCCTTCAACCTAAAGTACGGCCGTTTGGTCGGCAACTATCTGTCGCTGGCGTTCGCGGTGCCTCTTATCGTCGGCATGTCGCTCATCACGACCAACGTCGGTGGCAGGACCAAGAAGACGACGGTTAATGCTCTTTTCTTCATCTTCTGTAAGTCTTTGGGTGCTCTGCCTTCTGACCTTAGTGTGCGTCGGCAACATTATCGGCCCTCAGACGTACAAGACGAAAGACGCGCCTCGCTTCGCCCCCGCCTTGCTCACCGTTGTCATTATGGACATTATCACCGTCGTCATCATGGCCGGCATCTACCTCATCTACCGCTACCGCAACGCCAAGCGCGACAAGGAGATGGGCGTTGAGAAGCCGGACCCGAGCGTTCAGCTTCAAGACATTTCGGATTTGAAGAATCCGCACTTTAGGTATGCGTTGTAGGCGGGTTGTAATGCTAGTGTGGTGTGCGAGTAAGGGCGGGGGGTGttggtgggcggggtgagaAGGTTGCCTCGCGGTTGGATGTTGCCGAGTTGGATCG
This window encodes:
- the SPCC417.10_8 gene encoding putative transporter, whose product is MPSIDSEKHAVGHTDVTKVDSSATVPPVPSITPEEDKRVLRKIDWRLLPLMCTIYGLQFLDKTSLTYASVMGFQYDLRIGVNEYAWVASIFHFGYLAGEYPMCLALHKFPIAKVTSLMIIIWGFILCMMTVGKNYAHMLAIRFLLGFFESGIAPSLVLITAQYYRKGEQGTRVGIWASFNTLGGIFGGAVAYGLAQADVKRTLSMKGWRVLFILLGLMTVVVGILFWFFIPDSPEKASFLQSEDEKRVHKARMAENQVVMAEKKWEWDQVWECFRDPVVYLYCLCALCTNIPNGAISNFFGILVVSMGFTPHQALLLAIANAWLAFLIIFALWAGDRWKNRCLISIPCAMISVLGAALVCGLPFNLKYGRLVGNYLSLAFAVPLIVGMSLITTNVGGRTKKTTVNALFFIFLCVGNIIGPQTYKTKDAPRFAPALLTVVIMDIITVVIMAGIYLIYRYRNAKRDKEMGVEKPDPSVQLQDISDLKNPHFRYAL